One Ranitomeya variabilis isolate aRanVar5 chromosome 5, aRanVar5.hap1, whole genome shotgun sequence DNA window includes the following coding sequences:
- the CPEB4 gene encoding cytoplasmic polyadenylation element-binding protein 4 isoform X3, translated as MHSLESSLIDIMRAENDSLKARTYGRRRGQSSLFPMEDGFLDDGRSDQTLHSGLGSPHCFPHQNGERVERYSRKVFVGGLPPDIDEDEITASFRRFGPLIVDWPHKAESKSYFPPKGYAFLLFQDESSVQALIDACIEEDSKLYLCVSSPTIKDKPVQIRPWNLSDSDFVMDGSQPLDPRKTIFVGGVPRPLRAVELAMIMDRLYGGVCYAGIDTDPELKYPKGAGRVAFSNQQSYIAAISARFVQLQHGEIDKRVEVKPYVLDDQLCDECQGARCSGKFAPFFCANVTCLQYYCEYCWAAIHSRAGREFHKPLVKEGGDRPRHISFRWN; from the exons CAAGGACATACGGGCGGAGGAGAG GACAGTCATCTCTCTTtccaatggaagatggctttttggATGACGGTCGAAGTGATCAAACCCTCCACAGTGGCTTGGGATCCCCTCATTGCTTTCCCCATCAGAACGGTGAAAGAGTGGAGCGCTATTCTCGTAAAGTGTTTGTTGGTGGTTTGCCTCCTGATATCGATGAAG ATGAAATAACTGCTAGTTTTCGTCGGTTTGGTCCTCTCATCGTGGATTGGCCACATAAGGCCGAGAGCAAATCTTACTTCCCACCAAAAG GCTATGCATTCTTGCTGTTTCAAGATGAAAGTTCTGTGCAGGCTCTGATTGATGCTTGCATTGAAGAGGATAGTAAGCTCTACCTGTGTGTGTCAAGCCCTACCATTAAAGACAAACCT GTTCAGATCCGGCCCTGGAATCTTAGTGACAGTGACTTTGTGATGGATGGCTCCCAGCCCCTCGATCCACGGAAAACCATCTTTGTTGGCGGTGTCCCACGACCTCTGCGAGCTG TGGAGCTAGCTATGATTATGGATCGCCTTTATGGAGGTGTATGCTATGCTGGCATAGATACAGACCCTGAGCTAAAATACCCTAAGGGAGCTGGGCGAGTTGCCTTTTCCAATCAACAAAGTTATATAGCTGCTATCAGCGCCCGCTTTGTTCAGCTGCAGCATGGAGAAATTGATAAGCGG GTAGAGGTGAAGCCATATGTCTTGGACGACCAGCTTTGTGATGAGTGTCAAGGAGCTCGCTGCAGTGGCAAGTTTGCTCCATTCTTCTGTGCTAATGTTACCTGTCTGCAGTATTACTGTGAATATTGCTGGGCTGCTATCCACTCGCGTGCTGGCCGGGAGTTCCACAAGCCGCTAGTAAAGGAGGGAGGAGATCGCCCAAGGCATATTTCATTCCGTTGGAATTGA